DNA sequence from the Candida dubliniensis CD36 chromosome 5, complete sequence genome:
TAGCTAGACTGACAAACTTGATTGACATTTTAACCAAAGAATTGAAGTAGATGCACCAAACAAGCAACAAGTACTTATTACTACTCTCCTGTGTGATTGTCTATTTTTACCGGAAGATGTTTTTCCAATCCCAATTTGagataaatttatttctgAAATATAgccattgaatttaattagGTGCTCCAAATTCAAGCCTGTGTGATTGTCTTGTCTATTCTTCCCGGAcattgtttgtttcaattgtcGAGTCTTCTGCCAATCAATCTATTCCAGAAAAGTGAGATGTAGccattgaatcaattgaatgtGTCTTCCACAAATAACCGTTTTATCTATTCTTCAACAATGCATAATACAACTTCTTCTCTTATACTCATTGTCTTGGCCAAGTTCTCAAACAAAATCAGTAGCACTTCAAATTCTTGCAAACTTGACTGCCTTTCCATCCACATGTGCTTTGATTAGGCTAATTGTGTTAGATGTTGAACATTGCTAATGAGAGTTCCATCGTTGCAAATTTTCCAACAGGTTAAATCATTTCAGAAATCAGTATTTCTAGGTTTCAAATATTCTATTTCCCCATTCTTATATCAGTAGTAGCTTTATCATGCCTGTGATAGTGAAGTGTCAATGAAGATGAGAAGAGTATTAGTTGATTgttgtcatttttttcttgccAGCTGTAAAGTTTCGTCGACTCGCGAATTAGAAAACCGGGGAGTCGTTTCCTAATCCGGAAAAATTGTTATAGCTTAAATAAACATTGTTTTCTGTCTAAATAAACCCTCGAGAATCTTCACACAGAAGTACCCATCGATCTTTTTTGGGTCAACATTCTTGTAAAAATAAACCTAAATTCTTACAATATCGATGAAATACGCTGCTACTCGATCAAGACACTAGTCGTTGAGCCTTGCACTATAACcctttgttgtttttcctGCCACCTTTCAACAAAAACCTGACGCCCTAATAACTCAGTGAAAAAGAGCGAACCACACACAGTATTGTACAAAACCCATCTTAAATGACCTACCTAGCTATCTCCAAATTTCAACCTTCCCATCTCTTCGGGTTCGCCCTCTGCACTCCTTCAAAGTTAACCCAAAATATGCCCTTTTCCATGaaattctgatttttcCGGTCGTGTGCGCAAAAAGAAGCTTTTTTTCTCTTGACCTTAAAATCAACCAACTTTTCCAATCAACAGCAGATCAGTCTATATTAACGTTATAAACCTAAAAACTATATAAATCGCTTCTCCAGATGATATAGATTGCTTTGATACCCTTACCTTTACTATACGACCAAAATTGGGCGAGTTATAAAGTGCTAAAAAACATGACGCATGTCACCTTCCTAACAAAATTCTATATATCTGACACCTTGTCAGTGCGCATAGATTAAGATTGCAAAATCTCtgccattttttttagccAGCCATTTGTTCCAGCTagttattttttcaacgctccaaaaaaaaaaaaaaaaaaatttatcatttctTCGTCCAACCATCTATCCATCCGTACGTCCTCCCCACCACCAACATGTCCTGTCATAGCTCATACCCGTTGTCTTAGATTAGTCACGTTGCCTATTTTGTCATCCCGTCTTTGTTGTGCTACATCTTCACATGTCTGTGTTACCCAGTTTGCCTTTGTCGTGGCATGTCTTTGTTAGTCAACTTGTCCTTGTTGTTACGTCTTTGCCTCCTCCCTGTTATgacttgttgttgaatgtCTTGAGTTTTGTCATTCGTCCTTGAATTATCACCTTGTCTTCTATATCCCGTTTTTGTCACTTGCCTTAGATTACTTGTGTTTATCTTGTCATGTCTCAGATTAGTCAATTTGCCTTTGTCATGACTTGTCCCCACTTGTCTTACATTACTCAACTCGTGTTTTCCCCGTATTTGCTATAACTTGTCGATAACTTTCTCagattaatcaaattgtcCTTGTTGTGTCGTATTTGCCTACTTCCTGTTGTCACTTGTCCTAGATTAATCaacttgttcttgttcaacttgttcttgttcatcTTGTATTCGTCTTACACGCATTTTACATCCTATTTCTTATCCTTCAACTCCTTGTACACCAGAACCAATATATGTTGATACAATCCTGCCACCTGTGAACGCATCATAGCACGCATCCAATGATTAAACACTTGAATATCTCCCCTAAGCCGTCTACATCTTGCATCAACAAACACAGTATAGAAATACAACAACGTCTTGTTCCCAATACAGCCATTGTGACCCTCATTTAAGCATCCACATTCTCGACATACATTTTCCCTGGGTACCTCGAAGTACGTCTCCATAGCATGCTTCTCCCATTCCTGACCAGCAATCTGCACAGCACTCCCAGTTGATTCAGCTCCTAAAACTTTAAGCATCCACTCCTCCGGTTCAAATGTATTAATCTTCGACAAAACTCGTGCATACGTTTCATTCAAAATGTCTCTTCTACTATTCAACTTCAACCCAGTATCATCCAAAAACAGACACACCAAAAGTTTCTCATCATACGCTTGAATCATCTTGTccaaatcattttcaataacccaattcaattgaatccCACCTTGTCCATACTGCACAACCTCACAAACTTCATCCCCGCTCATTCCTCCAAATATAATCCTGCAAGCTAGACTTTGATGCACAACCTTATATCGCTCGCAACAGTTTCTCGAACACTCCTCATCATTCATAAAACACCAATCACACACCCGTTCAACCCTCACAACCGGATTACCTTCTAACGTCGTTTTATAGAACTTGAACCATAAATGAAGATTGTCAATACTAATAAATGTATACTTTTTGTCAAGCTCTTCCAATTTCCTCTTTGCCTGTTCTAGGTCACTCTCCTGCTCTTGTGCACTCTCTTCAGCTCGCCGTCTCTTAAATGCAGCCCCCAGCGCCTGCACCATTACTTTAACAATATCCCTTGTTTCACCATGTGCGTTCTGCACCCCACAACAGTTAAAGTGCCCATCCCATTTTAACAGGTAAAACTGacaaatttgtttcttaaTGCACTCACCAACATCAACACTCTCATCATACCCACCGTCTCGATCACCACTGAGAAATAAAACATACAGCGGCTTGCTTCTAAGTCTACCTATGACTTGAATAACTTCCGGAACCGTTGCCAATCTGTCTAATCTTCGATATATCCAAGCCTACCGAAGCAGCTTTCGTGGCAAGTATAATCCGTGTCCTACTAATCTGCTTGTGAGCCAACGCAATGTCACTAGTTTCAGAACTGATGCTCACACTGTTCGGGAAAATATCACCAAACTCTCTAAGCGTCGCGAGGCAGCTAAAATAAACGAAAATGATCCCCTCGGAATAGCTCTCTAAAAACCgttcaacaacaccaaccAAACAACCAACCCTCTTCTCATCATCACTCACAAATTTCGACTCAATATAAACATTCCGGTTCGGCTCACTAACAACCGCATTATATAGCTTCGGCGACAACAACTTCTCCTCCATCAAAGTTGCAAAATTCTGCGGCAACGTCGCACCCAAACTAATAACTTTTTTGAATGATCGTAATATCAGGTACTTGATTCTAGATAATTCGCGAAATTCGTGCTCCTCTAACAAGACCTGGGCTTCGTctaaaaccaacaaaaacaactcACCCGAATTTCCATAGCTTTGTctgaaattcaaaaaaaaaaatccttCACATGTGTCTTGGTAAGACTCTCAATCGTACCcacaatcaaatcaatactaTCATCAAACGCATCTAGATGGTCAAAATTGTGTGGTCAAAAATCAGTGCTCAAACAAAATCTGCGGTCAAAATATGTGCTCAAAAAAAACCTGTGCTCAAACAGAATCAGtgctcaaagaaaaatcagtGCTCACAAAACCTGTGGTCAAAAAACCTGTGGTCAAATCTgcggtcaaagaaaaaatctgTGGTCATAGAAAAAACCTgtggtcaaaaaaaaatcagtgcTCAAACAAAATGTgcggtcaaagaaaaatgtgtggtcaaagaaaaatgtgtggtcaaagaaTATGTGCGGTCAAAAAGTCAGTGCTCAAAAAACCTGTGGTCAAAGAATACGTGCGGTCAAAAAATCAGTGGGCCTTCAAATCTGCGCTCTTGGGCGCTACCCAAAATGTGGTCAAccagagaaaaaaaatgtggtCAAAACTCGGCGCTACCTAAAAACatgtggtcaaagaaaatcattaataactTGCCACACAAAAAGGGTATAACAATGGTTCATTTTCCAACCACAAATTCATTGACCTAGCTAGCACTCTACCAACTATCAGTTTACCACCTCTTGTACTGCTCTTCCTATGCTCTTCCAAAAATGACCAAAAATCACtgttttttaaaaaattctgatttttcGGGTCGTGCGcgcaaaaaaatcattttttctCCTGCCCTTGAATTTTTAACCTTTTTCtgatcaacaacaactcaGTGTATATAAAAGCTATAAACCTAAAAATTATATAGTTTATCTCCCTGAGTTATGTAGATTCCTATGGTACCCTTACTTTTTTGCTAGCACCTAAATTGGGCAAATTATAAGTGCTAACAAACATGTGGTCAAGAAATGTggtcaagaaaaaaaaatgtggtCAAGCTAACAAACCTTGTTAGCACATGTGGTCAAAAATGGGCGGGTAGCGGTAGATGGTTGACAGCATCAGGGATAACTTGCCAGGTGGGATCAGCTCTATGCCTAAAGTTTGTATGATCGATAATTCCCGACGATGAAATTGTACGAGGAGGTTCGACATGAGTTTCAAATATTGTATTTGGACGGTTCTCATTTATGACATGTTCTATGTCTTCTCGTCTCTCATGGATAATTGTGTGGATATTTGGGTTATCCAAAGGTGATAAGAATGTGTCATCATATGTAATGGAGTTACTCTCAGACATATGTGACATAATCGTTAATGACTTTTTTCGATGCAATTAGTCTACTAGTTGATCTAGTAATGACGGCGTAACCTTTTGTTGCTCTTCGCGGAAACATTCTTGACTTGTGCTGCCTTTTTTAGCAGCATTGACCACTTTAGAATAATCTCTGTTTGATCTTATTTCATTCAATAATGTCATAATATCCGGTAATTTGTAATTAGGATCGGTTTTGTACAATTCATAATGTCTTGCATAGACCTCTAAAAACAAATCTGATGTCCCAAGTTTGTATGACAGTACATAAATTTGCAGGTGTAAGTACCATGGAGATACTCCCCCAATAAGAAACTTATAGATTAAATCATCATGTTGGTGTTCTTGAGTCAGTAAATGTTGACATAACAAGTATGTTGAATCTACTTCAAGCTCGCTCAGTTTCGTTTGTAACTTGAACAACGCTTGTCCAATTCTTTCAGCAGCAGATACATCAGGTTTTGCAATAATCATTTCATAGACCTTCTTAAACAAATTCGGTACAAATTGTGTTTCTCCGTTATCCACCTCTCGTGAAACATTAGGATCAACTTTCctttctaataattcgGAAATCCTCATATAGAAGACTCTCATCAtatcattcaattgtttaccAGCATAAGGAGTGTATTGGAGCttttcaattccaatttcaTCTTCGCTTTTTGCATTCATGAATGCATCAAAAACTTGAGGATGCGACCTCTTAACTTGgttaaaacaaataatccAGGAGTTAACCAAATCTGGATCATCGATGtccaaatatttcaaattttcgAAAGACTTAATAGTAGTTGCATACTTTGAGTTGATGTATGTTTCCAAAGATTGATATTTGGTTTCACCATTGtgttccaatttttcatgTAACTGACCAATT
Encoded proteins:
- a CDS encoding retrotransposon Tca4 polyprotein, putative (transposable element), with protein sequence MSHMSESNSITYDDTFLSPLDNPNIHTIIHERREDIEHVINENRPNTIFETHVEPPRTISSSGIIDHTNFRHRADPTWQVIPDAVNHLPLPAHF
- a CDS encoding retrotransposon Tca4 gag-like protein, putative (transposable element); its protein translation is MAGFSDDDLRQMMGTLSILVADSKREIGQLHEKLEHNGETKYQSLETYINSKYATTIKSFENLKYLDIDDPDLVNSWIICFNQVKRSHPQVFDAFMNAKSEDEIGIEKLQYTPYAGKQLNDMMRVFYMRISELLERKVDPNVSREVDNGETQFVPNLFKKVYEMIIAKPDVSAAERIGQALFKLQTKSSELEVDSTYLLCQHLSTQEHQHDDLIYKFLIGGVSPWYLHSQIYVSSYKLGTSDLFLEVYARHYELYKTDPNYKLPDIMTLLNEIRSNRDYSKVVNAAKKGSTSQECFREEQQKVTPSLLDQLVD